The Candidatus Acidiferrales bacterium nucleotide sequence AAGATCCGGCGACACAATCAGGCAGGGAGTGGGCAGCAGGTCGGGCAGCGGAAAGACTTCTTCGCCGCGGCCAATCCCCAGCGCCCGTCCACCCAAAAGAAAAAAGCCGACATCGGAACCAAGCTCGGCCGCCATCGCCAGCCATGCCTTGCCCGCCAGACGCCGGCCGGTGAGCCTGCCCAGCGCCAGCAAGGTCACCGCCGCGTCGCTTGAACCGCCACCCAGACCGCGGCCAACGGGAATGTTTTTTTCCACGTAGATGCGCACGCCCGTCCGGATACGGGTCTCGCGCAGAAACAATTCGGCCGCCCGGTACACCAGATTTTCCGGCCCGGTGGGCAGCAGGGTGTCATCCGCTTGCACCTCGATCTTCGAGCCGCGCGGGTGAAGCTCCACGGTCAACCGGTCGTGGAGGCCGATGGTTTGGTAAACGGTGCGCAGCTCGTGGTAGCCGTCCGGCCGCCGGCCGAGCACACGCACGCCCAAGTTGATCTTGGCAAACGCCGGCATGCGTAGCGATGGCATGAATCAAGATTCCTGGGGAACGGATGGCGGCGAAAGAATCAATCGGGCTTCTTCTTCACATCCACTTGCCGTTTCTTGGCCAGCAAATGTTTGAGATCGGTCAATTTCTTGTCGGTCCGGGCGTACTCCTCAG carries:
- the ispE gene encoding 4-(cytidine 5'-diphospho)-2-C-methyl-D-erythritol kinase — encoded protein: MPSLRMPAFAKINLGVRVLGRRPDGYHELRTVYQTIGLHDRLTVELHPRGSKIEVQADDTLLPTGPENLVYRAAELFLRETRIRTGVRIYVEKNIPVGRGLGGGSSDAAVTLLALGRLTGRRLAGKAWLAMAAELGSDVGFFLLGGRALGIGRGEEVFPLPDLLPTPCLIVSPDLSIPTAEAYRWLSLRLTSRAAAPIILSFCAGCWKAPSPAGWISEDVQNDFEPVVFARHPQLATIKRQLERQGAQVAALTGSGSALFALFASREKAQKAARATQRAQALVTQTVTRAQYWRRLGIPREQLAAASAR